One Clostridium estertheticum DNA segment encodes these proteins:
- a CDS encoding helicase C-terminal domain-containing protein translates to MTWCVFKDSIRSMQSLLDNCGIKTRCIYGEVELNDRITIINEFKNGRFEVLITNPHTLAESVSLHSACHDAVYFEYSYNLVHLLQSKDRIHRLGLPENQYTQYFFMQDLFEYDGKEFSIDEKVYNRLMEKEKIMLDAIDNNELGEVTTSEEDLDLIFGKLFH, encoded by the coding sequence ATTACATGGTGTGTATTTAAGGACTCAATAAGAAGTATGCAATCGCTTTTGGATAATTGTGGTATTAAAACACGTTGCATATATGGTGAGGTAGAATTAAATGATAGAATTACTATTATTAATGAATTTAAAAATGGAAGGTTTGAAGTTTTAATTACAAATCCACACACACTTGCAGAATCAGTATCGCTACATTCTGCTTGCCATGATGCGGTATACTTTGAGTATAGTTATAATTTAGTGCATTTACTTCAATCTAAAGATCGTATTCATAGATTAGGGTTGCCAGAAAATCAGTATACGCAATACTTCTTTATGCAAGATTTATTTGAATATGATGGAAAAGAATTTTCAATAGATGAAAAAGTATATAATCGGTTGATGGAAAAAGAAAAAATAATGTTGGATGCAATTGATAATAACGAGTTGGGGGAAGTTACTACATCAGAAGAGGATTTGGACTTGATATTTGGAAAGCTGTTTCACTAA
- a CDS encoding Sau3AI family type II restriction endonuclease — MDYNASNKESIEEYARLLLDKNLSNVLEPKLIHRFNNKASKGRLGQVVEEEYFGYKVNSRKEADFKEAGIELKVAPLKEIKPKESSDSLREKQGISAKERIVLSIINFMEIHKEQWTLNSLFDKCGQLLLMFYLNEKDKPIEELIFKIINVWSPSEEDFIVIKKDWETIINKINAGKAHEISEGDTMYLGACTKGSTAAKSKRSQPYSEILAPQRAFSLKRSYVDSIIEELLQREVYFTNQKAKAISAIVKGVSFDEVILDLFKELKGCSLAKIITKYDIIRARKAKNFNRLIVDDICKKTFGDKLDNLEELKKANIEVKTILLKPSGMPKESMSFEQIDYCGINSESWEESSIRDKFENKKHLWIIFKATRNFEKQSELSLDEIVVDNVMFWNMPITDLEGSMYYVWENTVDKISAGEYNSFIKISDKQIAHIRPKGKDSNDVMLTPQGTYERKKCFWLNASYIKRQIEKEG, encoded by the coding sequence ATGGATTATAATGCAAGTAATAAAGAATCAATTGAGGAGTATGCAAGACTATTATTAGATAAAAATCTATCTAATGTTTTAGAGCCTAAGCTTATTCATAGATTCAATAATAAAGCATCGAAGGGTAGATTAGGACAAGTTGTAGAAGAAGAGTATTTTGGATATAAAGTTAATTCTAGAAAGGAAGCTGATTTTAAAGAAGCTGGAATAGAACTTAAAGTTGCACCATTAAAAGAGATAAAACCTAAAGAAAGTTCTGATTCTTTAAGAGAAAAACAAGGCATTTCAGCTAAGGAAAGAATTGTTTTATCAATTATAAATTTTATGGAAATTCATAAAGAACAATGGACTCTTAATTCATTATTTGATAAATGTGGACAACTATTACTGATGTTTTACCTTAATGAAAAAGATAAACCCATTGAAGAATTAATATTTAAGATAATTAATGTTTGGAGTCCTTCAGAAGAAGATTTTATAGTAATTAAAAAAGATTGGGAAACAATTATTAATAAAATTAATGCTGGAAAGGCTCATGAAATTTCAGAAGGGGATACAATGTACTTAGGCGCATGTACTAAGGGAAGTACAGCAGCAAAAAGTAAAAGATCACAGCCATATTCAGAAATATTAGCACCACAAAGAGCATTTTCATTAAAAAGATCATATGTTGATTCTATAATAGAAGAGCTTTTGCAAAGGGAAGTATATTTTACAAATCAAAAGGCAAAAGCAATAAGTGCTATAGTTAAAGGTGTATCTTTTGATGAAGTTATACTTGATTTATTTAAAGAGTTAAAAGGATGTTCACTAGCAAAAATTATTACTAAATATGATATTATAAGAGCGAGAAAAGCTAAAAATTTTAATAGGCTAATTGTAGATGACATTTGTAAAAAAACTTTTGGCGATAAATTAGATAACTTAGAAGAATTAAAAAAGGCTAATATTGAGGTTAAAACAATACTTCTTAAACCTAGTGGAATGCCTAAGGAATCTATGTCATTTGAACAGATAGATTACTGTGGTATTAATAGTGAATCATGGGAAGAATCATCTATTAGAGATAAATTCGAGAATAAAAAGCATCTATGGATTATATTTAAAGCTACAAGAAACTTTGAGAAACAATCAGAGTTAAGTTTAGATGAAATAGTAGTAGATAATGTTATGTTTTGGAATATGCCAATTACAGATTTAGAAGGTAGTATGTACTATGTATGGGAAAATACTGTAGATAAAATATCAGCAGGCGAGTATAACAGTTTTATTAAAATAAGTGACAAGCAAATTGCACACATAAGACCTAAAGGAAAAGATAGTAATGATGTTATGTTAACTCCTCAAGGTACATATGAAAGAAAAAAATGTTTTTGGTTAAATGCAAGTTATATAAAACGACAAATAGAAAAAGAAGGCTAG
- the dcm gene encoding DNA (cytosine-5-)-methyltransferase: MNKTLCELFAGVGGFRVGFENASKDWTTVWANQWEPGKKIQHAFECYKSHFEKHGGINEYSNTNISEVPAEMIPEHSVLVGGFPCQDYSVASTGALGIHGKKGVLWWEIERILKEKTPPFVLLENVDRLLKSPTAQRGRDFGIILACLNNLGYYVEWRVINAAEYGFQQRRRRTFIFAARKNTKYYLTRKKDVKSILQSEGFFSSTFNVSNFTEGEISHKEMNCLYPSDILDILDISNNFNFEFRNSGVCFDGKIFTAQTTPNKLIKDPPLTLFNLLEKSVDEKYYLSEEDFEKWNFMKGAKAIERTSKTGHKYTFREGALSFPDSINKPARTMLTSEASKNRSTHVVADLTTKKLRLLTPIECEKINGFPADWTNTGMTHSFRYFCMGNALVVDIVTLLAKTLDNIIEKED, translated from the coding sequence GTGAATAAAACTTTATGTGAATTATTTGCCGGTGTGGGAGGCTTTAGAGTTGGCTTTGAAAATGCTTCTAAAGACTGGACTACTGTTTGGGCAAATCAATGGGAACCAGGCAAAAAAATTCAGCATGCATTTGAATGTTATAAATCTCACTTTGAAAAGCACGGTGGAATTAACGAATATAGTAACACTAATATTTCCGAGGTTCCAGCTGAAATGATACCAGAACATTCTGTTCTGGTGGGCGGATTTCCCTGTCAAGATTACTCTGTCGCTTCTACTGGTGCCTTAGGTATTCATGGTAAAAAAGGTGTTCTATGGTGGGAAATTGAAAGAATACTAAAAGAAAAAACACCTCCATTTGTTTTACTTGAAAATGTTGATAGACTTTTAAAATCACCAACCGCTCAACGTGGTCGTGATTTTGGTATAATACTCGCTTGTTTGAATAATTTAGGATATTATGTTGAGTGGAGAGTGATAAATGCTGCTGAATACGGATTTCAACAGCGTAGAAGACGAACATTTATATTTGCAGCGCGTAAAAACACTAAATATTATCTTACAAGAAAAAAAGATGTTAAGTCTATATTGCAATCTGAGGGCTTCTTTAGCTCGACATTTAATGTTAGTAATTTTACTGAAGGAGAAATTTCTCATAAAGAGATGAATTGTTTATATCCTTCAGATATATTAGATATTTTAGATATATCTAATAATTTTAATTTTGAGTTTAGAAACTCTGGTGTTTGCTTTGATGGTAAAATATTTACAGCTCAAACTACACCAAATAAATTAATAAAAGATCCACCTCTAACATTATTTAATTTGCTTGAAAAATCAGTTGATGAAAAATACTACCTTTCAGAAGAAGATTTTGAAAAATGGAACTTCATGAAAGGTGCAAAAGCGATAGAAAGAACCTCTAAAACAGGGCATAAATATACTTTTAGAGAGGGTGCTTTATCATTCCCTGATTCTATTAATAAGCCTGCAAGAACCATGCTTACTAGCGAAGCAAGCAAAAATCGTAGTACCCATGTTGTAGCAGATTTAACTACTAAAAAATTACGTCTGTTAACGCCTATTGAATGCGAAAAAATTAATGGGTTCCCTGCTGATTGGACCAATACAGGCATGACTCATTCATTTAGATATTTCTGTATGGGTAATGCTTTAGTTGTCGATATAGTTACATTACTGGCTAAAACTCTAGATAATATTATAGAAAAAGAAGACTAG
- a CDS encoding Sau3AI family type II restriction endonuclease: MEFKTEKDLLEYTKNIIGKTFKELDTLNLLSKGIKDKGVLGKIVETGFYKYPLNNTAKADFPDLGIELKVTGFVCNKNKTLSAKERLSLSKIDYFEIINEKFEFSKLISKNKKLLVIWYEYKKENSTNYGDFVIHNFQLYNMKIDEDIFRNDFNIIRNKVILGQAHKLSEGDTSYLGAATKGQGPNLVKQPNSKIDAKSRGFSLKNSYMTGILRNLNFKQLNTTKFKTVTEYISTILFPYNGMTQIDIWEKLTGEKRSLPVPKNFNKMISDKLLGKDSDLPSKDELFNKTTYIIKNTSFDKKGYPLERLSFRNLTLSEFDLEWEDSDWKIFFEEVTIIAICYEGNKGEKQGFRILNSIAKITFTSNDIDLFEKSYNRIRESIQKRDSLLLPFPKSFENQVLEIAPKGGKDANAYNTFFDIDTTKTCFMLSKDFLFSKLHK; encoded by the coding sequence ATGGAATTTAAAACCGAAAAAGATTTATTAGAGTATACTAAGAATATCATTGGAAAAACATTCAAAGAGCTAGACACACTCAACCTTTTATCTAAAGGAATTAAGGACAAGGGGGTTTTAGGTAAGATTGTTGAAACTGGTTTTTATAAGTATCCTCTTAATAATACTGCAAAAGCAGATTTTCCTGATTTAGGAATCGAATTAAAGGTTACTGGATTTGTATGTAATAAAAATAAAACTCTCTCAGCTAAAGAACGACTATCATTAAGTAAAATTGACTATTTTGAAATAATTAATGAAAAATTTGAATTTAGTAAGTTAATTTCAAAAAATAAAAAACTATTAGTAATCTGGTATGAATATAAAAAAGAAAATTCTACTAACTATGGCGATTTTGTAATTCATAATTTCCAGCTATATAATATGAAGATAGATGAAGATATTTTTAGAAATGATTTTAACATTATAAGAAATAAAGTAATTCTAGGACAAGCCCATAAATTATCAGAAGGTGATACTTCTTATTTAGGGGCAGCTACAAAGGGACAAGGACCTAACCTTGTTAAACAACCTAATTCAAAAATTGATGCTAAATCTCGAGGATTTTCTTTAAAAAACTCATATATGACTGGTATTTTAAGAAATTTAAATTTCAAACAATTAAACACTACTAAATTTAAAACAGTAACCGAATATATAAGCACAATTTTATTTCCCTACAATGGTATGACACAAATTGATATATGGGAAAAGTTAACTGGAGAAAAACGTTCTTTGCCAGTACCTAAGAATTTTAATAAAATGATTTCAGATAAGTTATTGGGGAAAGATTCCGATTTGCCAAGTAAAGATGAATTATTTAATAAGACTACCTATATAATAAAAAATACAAGTTTTGATAAGAAAGGGTATCCTTTAGAAAGACTATCCTTTAGAAATTTAACACTATCTGAGTTTGATTTAGAATGGGAAGACTCTGATTGGAAAATTTTTTTTGAAGAAGTTACAATTATTGCAATATGCTATGAAGGTAACAAAGGTGAAAAACAAGGATTTAGAATACTAAATTCTATTGCAAAAATTACATTTACTTCAAATGACATAGACTTATTTGAAAAGTCATATAATCGCATTAGAGAATCAATTCAGAAAAGGGATTCACTTTTGTTACCATTTCCAAAGTCTTTTGAAAATCAGGTTTTAGAAATAGCTCCTAAAGGCGGCAAAGACGCTAATGCTTATAATACTTTTTTTGATATTGATACTACAAAAACTTGCTTTATGCTTTCTAAAGATTTTCTATTTTCAAAACTACATAAATAA
- a CDS encoding Wadjet anti-phage system protein JetA family protein — MELFQIIPNNFFNLFLSDNRELYIQSMLEIYNETKNNSYDLTKNQCLSILSNYHDDKIFKYKSELFDNEVSDEKVIEFYAKKIVKSLVYYGWLEDSISFEEKNIYISIPSYSIQFVEAIKNIINPATFQTEKCITNIYVNIKAIAADNIISWINLQNAYDSNLELERLYQEMIFNMKIYYNKLLEKSTISNLIEEHFDNYTASALFNKYFSLKTDDNVYKYRYEIISIINNITNDDKLINIISKQLSTKKKIKETDAEDEVLLFLDRIKTTLEDVDKKQNLVNKRHNQYLAATLDRINHLKNRDEDFKGNIINILKAITEDKSDQMIDIINNYKRVYNFKIYAQKSIYKEKTKKPPFQGQGINEKFNDSNKNDQAQKDSIITGNMRKMIYKFRDSVIEDFIKINMGNKDCICTKDFLIQDNEEFMKFIIAYKLTQKKRCKYKSQIISEKIMDYGRWRLPNIEFRRKENGNTSIR; from the coding sequence ATGGAACTATTTCAGATTATACCCAATAATTTTTTTAATTTATTTTTGTCTGATAATAGGGAATTATATATACAATCAATGCTAGAGATATATAATGAAACAAAAAATAATAGCTATGATTTAACAAAAAATCAATGTTTAAGTATTCTTAGTAATTATCATGATGATAAAATTTTTAAGTATAAATCTGAACTTTTCGATAATGAGGTATCAGATGAAAAAGTAATTGAATTTTATGCTAAAAAGATAGTGAAAAGTCTTGTTTATTATGGCTGGCTCGAAGATAGCATCTCATTTGAAGAAAAGAACATATACATATCTATACCTTCCTATTCCATTCAATTTGTTGAAGCAATTAAAAATATAATAAATCCTGCAACTTTTCAAACTGAAAAATGCATTACTAATATATATGTAAATATTAAGGCTATAGCAGCGGATAATATTATATCATGGATTAACCTGCAAAATGCTTATGATAGTAACTTAGAACTTGAGAGGTTATATCAAGAAATGATATTTAATATGAAAATTTACTATAATAAGCTTTTGGAAAAAAGCACTATTTCAAATTTAATTGAAGAACATTTTGATAACTATACTGCTTCAGCACTTTTTAATAAATATTTCTCACTGAAGACTGATGATAATGTCTACAAATATAGATACGAAATTATTTCAATAATAAATAATATTACAAATGATGATAAGTTGATAAATATTATATCAAAACAGCTTTCTACTAAGAAGAAAATAAAAGAAACTGATGCAGAAGATGAGGTCTTGTTGTTTTTAGATAGAATAAAAACTACATTAGAAGACGTTGATAAAAAGCAAAATTTAGTTAATAAAAGGCATAATCAATATTTAGCAGCTACCCTTGATAGGATTAATCATTTAAAGAATAGAGATGAAGATTTTAAGGGTAATATCATTAATATACTAAAAGCTATCACAGAGGACAAAAGTGATCAGATGATAGATATAATAAATAATTATAAGCGTGTATATAACTTTAAAATATACGCTCAAAAGTCTATATATAAGGAAAAAACTAAAAAACCTCCTTTTCAAGGACAAGGTATAAATGAAAAATTTAATGATAGTAATAAAAATGATCAAGCTCAAAAGGACTCTATTATAACAGGTAACATGAGGAAAATGATCTATAAGTTTAGAGATTCCGTCATAGAAGATTTTATTAAAATAAATATGGGGAATAAAGATTGTATCTGCACTAAGGATTTTCTTATTCAGGATAATGAGGAATTTATGAAATTTATTATTGCCTATAAGTTAACTCAGAAGAAGAGATGCAAATACAAATCTCAAATTATTAGTGAAAAAATAATGGATTATGGTAGGTGGAGATTGCCTAATATAGAATTTAGGAGGAAAGAGAATGGAAATACTTCAATTAGATAG
- a CDS encoding DUF4194 domain-containing protein: protein MEILQLDSLTEEAQELFKKTIQKFLSVTYILEKRYHRDKNLYRDPLYSFTEEYESMVKEYLKLSGFDLINDSNNGVYYIESEDFNNNLNFSKLTTIFLLLARLLYEEKQESVNIGLFTTFQLSELLNKIDVFHLSTNLLHETKQIEALRVLSKYNFIEKIDGAYTDPSTMYVIYPSILHCIDGNIVRNILEEFKGNHNNFQEISDMGEELDEIFN from the coding sequence ATGGAAATACTTCAATTAGATAGCTTAACAGAGGAAGCACAAGAATTATTTAAAAAGACCATTCAGAAGTTCCTAAGCGTGACTTATATTCTTGAAAAACGTTATCATAGGGATAAAAATTTGTATAGAGATCCACTTTATTCATTTACAGAAGAGTATGAATCTATGGTTAAGGAATATTTAAAACTTAGTGGGTTTGACTTGATAAACGATAGTAATAATGGAGTTTACTATATTGAGAGTGAAGATTTTAATAATAATTTAAATTTTTCAAAACTTACTACTATTTTTTTATTGCTAGCTAGACTGCTATATGAGGAAAAACAAGAATCAGTCAATATTGGTTTATTTACTACATTTCAGTTATCAGAACTATTAAATAAAATTGATGTATTTCATCTTTCAACAAATTTATTGCATGAAACTAAACAAATAGAAGCATTAAGAGTGCTTTCTAAATATAATTTCATAGAAAAAATTGATGGAGCATATACGGATCCTTCTACCATGTATGTAATATACCCTTCAATACTCCATTGCATAGATGGTAATATTGTAAGAAACATCCTGGAGGAATTTAAGGGGAATCATAACAACTTTCAGGAAATTAGTGATATGGGGGAGGAGTTAGATGAGATATTTAACTAA
- a CDS encoding ATP-binding protein produces the protein MRYLTKLHLVNWHYIQYRTIDLAQGINFLTGETGAGKSTILDALQLIILGDLRGHYFNKAASENSQRKLIEYLRGMIQDSNDEGKKCLRDNMDFNSYIVIEVLNTETKEVFCLGVVFEVRKEINDYDHMFFRLKGILPETGFIKHNTPLSIKNLKEEYGSLLRPHSTEEYNEHFLHEYMGKLKSSFFDVFKKSVAFKPPASIEQFIQEFICDDIKIDVEAMVTPIRIYKKIEKEAEGVEDQIKSLQVISKEYEKLEDIREQYKISKFIYDKSELELENIEYIKLQQEISDAKQFIEIESNRMEEAENKVNGLVEEITTLKDKIQNSQEIILCKEIEELTIKITEFKSIQNSFTAEAIRFERWVNCLQYLDLMNDNSSIDLEYYVKEISQMKLYNISEESFLELNRNLSDIAKIITDKYTNVATQLSKYNDDRETIKEELDRLLKGIVYPMSTGNLKDILESSLFEIYGINTKVEIVADLIEVNDKEWIDALEGYMNWQKFYLIIEPQYYQEAINIYKRLDKRQFYDAGIVDVEKISEDKYTVVKNSLAEEIVTDNKYARVYIDYLLGRVIKCDDFNDIRKHKTAITKDCFLYKGYIARRLHPDLYLKNRCIGAESRKLRIQGLTINLTNLELRISELDEVKRKLGGFINLKIYSKEEVTVRLTEQVKINEISILQSEKQEKEIELSKVDLLYVEKLKEIYNQLIGGKNELEQLAKKLNNEIIKKGYVIEGGIQKVIDQQEKQQDIEKKIYENFDSGWIINSGEKCFKDVVDRFKNYNAILTTYKEKYDDIDKKKTTQFQNVAKQRREYCIKNSLTWDTHAEDNEKYIGQLNLLVETKLPQYIEKINIQKEKAYTAFKTDLLSRLKDAIDKTEEQVTFINRSLEKMRFGEKRYKFIVRPKGKYIDFYNMLKNEFLGMDLTANLFEDQYKDQIEFLFNLIVNTTENITGSDMEQLRKQIDIYTDYKTYLEFDMEQIIGTDKSDLSKILRKNSGGETQSPFFIAVLAAFANHYRIYNSKDNNTMRLIIFDEAFSKMDEEHAMISIELLRKLGFQAIIAAPDDKIPVIGPCVDKILYVKNENKRKIAIAEFEDKEIEKLINGGL, from the coding sequence ATGAGATATTTAACTAAGCTACATTTAGTAAACTGGCATTACATTCAATACAGAACAATAGATTTGGCTCAAGGTATAAATTTTCTAACTGGAGAAACTGGTGCTGGTAAGTCTACTATACTTGATGCTCTTCAACTGATTATTCTAGGAGATCTGAGAGGGCACTATTTTAATAAAGCGGCTAGTGAGAACTCTCAAAGGAAATTAATAGAATACTTAAGGGGAATGATTCAGGATAGCAATGATGAAGGGAAAAAGTGCTTAAGAGATAATATGGATTTTAATAGCTATATTGTCATAGAAGTACTGAATACAGAGACAAAAGAAGTGTTCTGTTTAGGTGTAGTTTTTGAAGTAAGGAAGGAAATTAATGATTATGACCACATGTTTTTTAGATTAAAAGGTATTTTACCTGAAACAGGATTTATAAAACATAATACTCCATTATCAATAAAAAATTTAAAAGAAGAGTATGGTAGCTTATTAAGACCCCATTCTACTGAGGAGTATAATGAACATTTTTTACATGAATATATGGGTAAATTAAAGAGTAGTTTTTTTGATGTTTTTAAAAAGTCTGTAGCTTTTAAACCACCTGCTAGCATAGAGCAATTTATACAGGAATTTATTTGTGATGATATAAAAATAGATGTAGAAGCTATGGTTACACCCATTAGAATTTATAAAAAAATAGAAAAAGAGGCTGAGGGTGTAGAGGATCAAATAAAAAGCCTGCAAGTCATATCTAAAGAATATGAAAAACTTGAAGATATTAGAGAGCAATATAAGATTAGTAAATTCATATATGATAAAAGTGAATTAGAGTTAGAAAATATAGAGTATATAAAATTGCAGCAAGAAATAAGTGATGCAAAGCAATTCATTGAAATAGAAAGTAATAGGATGGAGGAAGCAGAGAATAAAGTTAACGGTCTTGTAGAGGAAATAACCACACTAAAAGATAAAATACAAAACTCACAAGAGATAATTTTATGTAAGGAAATAGAGGAATTAACTATTAAGATAACTGAATTTAAAAGTATACAAAACTCCTTTACAGCAGAGGCCATAAGATTTGAAAGATGGGTTAATTGCTTACAATATTTAGATTTAATGAATGATAATTCAAGTATTGATTTAGAATATTACGTAAAGGAAATTTCTCAAATGAAGCTATATAATATTAGTGAAGAAAGTTTTCTTGAACTGAATCGTAATTTATCTGATATAGCTAAGATAATAACAGACAAATATACAAATGTAGCAACACAACTCTCAAAATATAACGATGACAGAGAAACTATTAAAGAAGAACTTGATAGATTGCTTAAAGGTATAGTTTATCCAATGTCTACTGGTAATTTGAAAGATATTCTTGAAAGTAGCCTATTCGAAATTTATGGCATCAATACAAAAGTTGAAATAGTAGCTGATTTAATTGAGGTTAATGATAAGGAGTGGATAGACGCTTTAGAAGGTTACATGAACTGGCAGAAGTTTTATTTGATTATAGAGCCACAATACTATCAGGAAGCAATTAATATTTATAAAAGGTTAGATAAACGTCAGTTCTATGATGCTGGTATAGTAGATGTTGAAAAAATATCAGAAGATAAATATACAGTAGTTAAGAATTCACTAGCGGAAGAAATTGTTACTGATAACAAATATGCGAGAGTTTATATAGACTATCTTCTTGGGAGAGTAATTAAATGTGATGATTTTAATGACATTAGAAAGCATAAAACAGCTATAACCAAGGATTGCTTTCTTTATAAAGGGTACATAGCCAGGAGGTTGCACCCAGATTTATATTTAAAAAATCGTTGTATAGGAGCTGAATCTAGAAAATTACGTATACAAGGATTAACTATAAATCTAACCAATTTAGAGCTGCGAATTTCTGAGTTAGATGAAGTCAAAAGGAAGTTAGGAGGCTTTATTAATCTTAAGATTTATAGCAAAGAGGAAGTAACTGTTAGACTTACTGAACAAGTGAAAATCAATGAAATCAGTATATTACAAAGTGAAAAGCAGGAGAAAGAAATTGAACTTTCAAAAGTAGATTTGTTGTATGTTGAAAAGCTTAAGGAAATCTATAATCAACTGATAGGTGGAAAAAATGAGTTAGAACAATTAGCAAAGAAGTTAAATAATGAAATTATTAAGAAAGGATATGTTATTGAAGGTGGGATACAAAAGGTAATTGACCAACAAGAAAAACAACAAGATATAGAAAAAAAAATATATGAAAACTTTGACAGTGGTTGGATAATTAATTCGGGTGAGAAGTGCTTCAAAGATGTGGTTGATAGATTTAAAAATTACAATGCCATTTTAACAACCTATAAAGAAAAATATGACGATATTGATAAGAAAAAAACAACTCAATTTCAAAATGTAGCAAAGCAAAGAAGAGAATATTGCATTAAAAACTCATTGACTTGGGATACTCATGCTGAAGATAATGAAAAATATATAGGACAGTTGAACTTATTAGTGGAAACAAAATTGCCACAATATATTGAGAAGATTAATATACAAAAGGAAAAGGCTTATACTGCATTTAAAACTGATTTATTATCTAGGCTAAAGGATGCAATAGATAAAACTGAGGAACAGGTAACCTTTATTAATAGATCTCTTGAAAAAATGAGATTTGGAGAGAAAAGATATAAATTTATAGTAAGACCTAAGGGCAAGTATATTGATTTCTATAATATGCTTAAAAATGAATTTTTGGGAATGGATTTAACGGCAAACCTTTTTGAAGACCAATATAAAGATCAAATAGAATTTTTATTTAACCTTATAGTAAATACTACGGAAAATATTACTGGTAGTGACATGGAGCAATTACGAAAGCAGATTGACATATATACAGATTATAAGACTTATTTGGAATTTGATATGGAGCAAATAATAGGGACAGATAAATCTGATCTTTCAAAAATATTAAGAAAAAATTCTGGGGGAGAGACACAGAGCCCATTCTTCATTGCAGTATTAGCAGCTTTTGCAAATCATTATAGAATATATAATTCTAAAGACAATAACACTATGAGGCTTATTATATTTGATGAGGCATTTAGTAAGATGGACGAAGAACATGCGATGATTAGTATTGAACTCTTAAGGAAGCTTGGATTTCAAGCAATTATTGCTGCACCAGATGATAAAATTCCTGTGATAGGTCCTTGTGTTGATAAAATTCTTTATGTGAAAAATGAAAATAAAAGAAAGATAGCTATAGCCGAATTTGAAGACAAAGAAATTGAAAAACTAATAAATGGCGGGTTATAA